The Ktedonobacteraceae bacterium genome has a window encoding:
- a CDS encoding histidine phosphatase family protein encodes MSIKAYLKWLSSVVRGWLFVLWIYLSAGWRFCRWRIQLWYRQTYMAESESTQAATKKTLLFIRHGQTTWNVEHRLPGQLPGIELNDIGRQQAARLADALSVLPISAIITSPLERARETAEILAQPRGLTVQLEPGLMDTNVGHWAGQVFDELSKNDPAWKAFVRDPTKGPEDVETFPQVQQRVVAAVNRWLEHDSTGNYPAFVAHADIIKLLLAHYTGLETARAGSLSIDNASVSIVEVEGEHRPRVVAVGWNPHPGWLKPPSSEPEKPKAEGQQEGEQKT; translated from the coding sequence ATGTCGATAAAAGCCTACCTGAAGTGGTTGAGCAGCGTTGTACGGGGCTGGCTTTTTGTCTTGTGGATTTACTTGAGTGCCGGCTGGCGCTTTTGCCGCTGGCGTATTCAATTATGGTACAGGCAAACGTATATGGCGGAAAGTGAAAGTACACAGGCTGCTACGAAAAAAACCCTGCTCTTTATCCGGCATGGGCAAACGACATGGAATGTTGAACACCGTCTCCCTGGACAACTGCCAGGAATAGAGTTGAATGATATAGGACGACAACAGGCCGCGCGGCTCGCGGACGCGCTTTCAGTGTTACCGATCAGCGCAATTATCACCAGTCCCCTGGAGCGGGCACGTGAGACCGCCGAAATTCTGGCGCAGCCACGCGGCCTGACCGTACAACTTGAGCCTGGCCTGATGGACACAAATGTTGGTCACTGGGCAGGGCAGGTCTTCGACGAACTCTCTAAAAATGATCCGGCGTGGAAAGCGTTCGTGCGCGACCCAACGAAAGGACCGGAGGACGTCGAGACCTTTCCCCAGGTACAACAGCGCGTCGTGGCTGCCGTCAATCGCTGGCTTGAACACGATTCAACCGGCAACTACCCGGCGTTTGTAGCCCATGCTGATATCATCAAGTTGCTGCTCGCACACTATACCGGCCTGGAAACGGCACGCGCAGGGTCCCTGTCCATCGATAATGCTTCTGTCAGTATTGTCGAAGTGGAGGGAGAACACCGGCCACGCGTCGTCGCCGTCGGCTGGAATCCTCATCCTGGCTGGCTGAAACCGCCCTCTTCTGAGCCCGAGAAGCCCAAAGCCGAGGGACAACAGGAGGGCGAGCAGAAAACCTGA
- a CDS encoding DinB family protein — translation MQYYTLVEDWPGESILFFRDLPGCFSSAPTFEEALKNAPNAVSAYLNWLKKNDITIVEDDGSDISVVVKERLAAIDGNKGPRFEADLVPPDDMEIDKALNVAAVARTELLELYEDVPEHDCERVLHPGDWSLAQHMAHIVKTEAWYASRLMDNPPANPGPDLQSDIAMALFDNAMDVELLLHDLTTEQRTRVYLHDGEEWTATKVLRRMTQHLREHYPWMREIARSLKRGMAI, via the coding sequence ATGCAGTATTATACCCTGGTTGAAGATTGGCCTGGTGAGAGTATACTCTTTTTCCGCGACTTGCCCGGATGTTTTTCTTCCGCACCTACCTTTGAAGAGGCGCTGAAAAACGCGCCCAATGCGGTCTCTGCCTACCTGAACTGGCTAAAGAAAAATGATATAACCATCGTTGAAGACGACGGGAGCGATATCTCTGTGGTCGTCAAAGAGCGGTTAGCGGCCATCGATGGCAATAAGGGTCCTAGATTTGAGGCAGATTTGGTGCCACCTGATGATATGGAAATTGATAAGGCGCTGAATGTAGCCGCGGTGGCGCGTACCGAACTGCTTGAGTTGTATGAAGACGTACCAGAACACGATTGCGAGCGAGTGCTGCATCCCGGGGACTGGTCGCTGGCACAGCATATGGCGCATATCGTGAAGACCGAAGCCTGGTATGCATCCCGCTTGATGGATAATCCACCGGCAAACCCCGGCCCGGACCTGCAATCCGACATTGCGATGGCTCTATTCGATAATGCGATGGACGTTGAACTGCTGTTGCACGACCTGACGACAGAGCAGCGCACGCGCGTTTACCTGCACGATGGCGAGGAATGGACCGCGACTAAAGTCCTGCGCAGGATGACCCAGCACCTGCGCGAGCATTATCCCTGGATGCGGGAGATTGCCAGGAGCTTGAAGAGAGGGATGGCTATTTAG
- a CDS encoding tRNA-dihydrouridine synthase: MKYPSFWDTLQQPIIGLSPMDGVTDAPCRTMHGLYGRPDVVLTEFTNVEGLWRGSDRIFRDFLYTPAERPVVAQIFGCRPEYFYKAAHVVCELGFDGVDINMGCPARTVANKGGGAALIRMPETAKAIIRATQQGVRDWANGQTLEDLEMEPQRIQRIRQMNEERVRIWGDTPRVERRLLPVSVKTRLGYDSIVITDWVQELLELEPAVISLHGRTLMQHYKGEANWDAIAAAAEIVRKTGTLIFGNGDIHNLYEAAQRIRTTGVNGVLIGRATYGNPWLFRNREKLKVLLNAGINPTVDDLPDVMPTREERLRMALEHAHVHARLKGEDHYVEMRKHLGWYLGHFPGAKQVRHALVRINSLADVERIIHAALEHPEAFEDDERPDEPVEEEHNAELDMVCSA, translated from the coding sequence ATGAAATATCCATCATTCTGGGATACCCTGCAACAACCTATTATCGGACTGTCCCCCATGGACGGCGTTACTGACGCGCCATGCCGCACGATGCACGGCCTTTATGGTCGTCCTGACGTGGTGCTGACCGAGTTCACGAACGTCGAGGGCCTGTGGCGTGGCAGCGACCGCATTTTCCGCGACTTCTTATACACGCCTGCGGAACGGCCCGTCGTGGCGCAAATTTTTGGTTGCCGCCCCGAATACTTCTACAAGGCCGCGCACGTCGTCTGTGAGCTGGGCTTCGACGGCGTCGATATCAATATGGGCTGTCCCGCCCGCACCGTCGCCAACAAAGGTGGGGGAGCAGCGCTGATTCGCATGCCAGAAACGGCCAAAGCTATCATCCGCGCAACACAGCAAGGCGTGCGCGACTGGGCCAACGGTCAAACATTGGAAGACCTGGAAATGGAACCGCAGCGCATCCAGCGCATCCGCCAGATGAATGAAGAGCGGGTGCGCATCTGGGGCGATACTCCACGTGTCGAGCGCCGCCTGCTGCCCGTTTCGGTCAAAACGCGCCTGGGCTACGACTCCATTGTGATTACCGACTGGGTACAGGAACTGCTGGAACTCGAGCCTGCCGTCATTTCGCTGCATGGGCGCACGCTTATGCAGCACTATAAAGGTGAAGCGAACTGGGATGCCATTGCAGCTGCCGCCGAAATCGTGCGCAAAACCGGTACCTTGATCTTCGGCAACGGCGATATCCATAACCTGTACGAGGCCGCGCAGCGCATCCGCACCACGGGCGTCAATGGTGTATTAATCGGACGCGCTACATATGGCAATCCCTGGCTCTTCCGCAACCGCGAGAAGCTGAAGGTGCTGCTCAACGCGGGCATTAATCCAACTGTCGATGACCTGCCGGATGTCATGCCGACGCGCGAGGAGCGGCTGCGAATGGCACTCGAACATGCTCATGTACATGCCAGACTCAAGGGCGAAGACCATTATGTCGAAATGCGCAAGCATCTGGGTTGGTACTTAGGCCACTTCCCCGGCGCCAAGCAGGTACGCCATGCCCTCGTCCGTATCAACAGCCTGGCAGACGTTGAGCGCATCATTCATGCCGCGCTGGAGCATCCCGAAGCATTTGAGGATGACGAGAGGCCTGATGAGCCTGTTGAAGAGGAACATAACGCGGAACTGGATATGGTTTGCTCCGCCTGA
- a CDS encoding cupin domain-containing protein: MLFDETTVPEHLRIQLSGLLEPGMIHNRVMRFEELYESLPKDASVRVGVYTSEIAPGGQTSWHFHNGAGFFLVLQGRVTIEFKDSTRHYQAGDAYAEPIGVIHRAVNPEPEIPFLCVGFVVTPRDREHVVNVKEPW; this comes from the coding sequence ATGCTTTTTGATGAGACAACCGTTCCTGAACATTTGCGCATCCAGCTATCGGGTCTCCTTGAGCCGGGGATGATACATAACCGTGTCATGCGTTTTGAAGAACTGTATGAGTCCTTGCCCAAAGATGCGAGCGTACGAGTAGGCGTTTATACGTCGGAGATTGCTCCAGGAGGACAAACTTCCTGGCACTTTCACAATGGCGCAGGATTTTTCCTGGTGTTGCAGGGGAGAGTCACGATCGAATTTAAGGATTCGACTCGCCATTACCAGGCTGGGGATGCCTATGCGGAACCAATTGGAGTTATCCATCGCGCGGTAAATCCCGAGCCAGAAATTCCATTTCTTTGCGTCGGCTTTGTCGTTACTCCAAGGGATCGTGAGCATGTCGTGAACGTCAAGGAACCATGGTGA
- a CDS encoding DUF4160 domain-containing protein, with protein MTLQIDEAIISLIIISAFNEEKTLIGGTMPRISQFFGILIYMYYNDHMPPHFHAKWGEYEAIILIFLTIAAPKVLKGYLPKSQLDLVLKWTATHNKELMENWELARKGMALKQIAPLSER; from the coding sequence TTGACATTGCAAATTGATGAGGCTATAATCTCACTCATAATAATTAGCGCTTTCAATGAAGAAAAAACGCTAATAGGGGGTACTATGCCGCGTATCAGTCAGTTCTTTGGCATCCTGATCTATATGTATTATAATGATCATATGCCACCGCATTTTCATGCGAAATGGGGTGAGTATGAGGCCATAATTTTGATCTTTTTAACAATTGCAGCGCCAAAAGTGCTTAAGGGATATCTTCCTAAGTCACAACTTGACCTGGTTCTCAAGTGGACTGCGACACACAATAAGGAACTTATGGAAAATTGGGAATTGGCGAGGAAAGGCATGGCCCTTAAACAAATAGCTCCTTTATCTGAGAGGTAG
- a CDS encoding DUF2442 domain-containing protein, producing MTKSLVRVQSAEPVEGFTVNVLFTDGSRREINLAPYLHGPIFEPIRNDLSLFHALQVEEGTIAWPNGADIDPDVLYYGLTPAWAIQADASDESGQLV from the coding sequence ATGACGAAGTCATTGGTTCGAGTTCAGAGTGCCGAACCCGTTGAGGGATTCACTGTCAATGTGCTTTTTACTGATGGCTCAAGACGAGAAATAAATCTTGCTCCTTACCTTCATGGCCCCATCTTCGAGCCGATTCGGAACGATCTTTCTTTGTTTCATGCCTTACAGGTTGAAGAAGGTACAATAGCATGGCCGAATGGAGCAGACATCGACCCTGATGTACTCTATTATGGCCTCACTCCAGCATGGGCTATTCAAGCTGATGCCTCTGATGAAAGCGGCCAGCTTGTCTAA
- the erm gene encoding 23S ribosomal RNA methyltransferase Erm, producing the protein MSSASHRRITYAQHFLKDSCLVTSLLARCDINSNDVVYEIGPGKGIITEQLALRCKQVVAIEIDPCLTTMLRQRFASTPDVIIREGDFLEYHLPRKPYKVFANIPFNITAAIVTKLTLEENPPEDAYLVMQKEAAERFLGKPHESLYSVLLKPWFEVELLHRFRRKDFTPPPHVDVVMLRLRKRGPPLVNRADRQCFRDFVVHSFTAWQPTLGHILKDIFTRPQLKHIRRELEIDLDATPTSLTFEQWLNLFECFKKVGNREAMDKIMGSEKRLRQRQSNFNPRREKV; encoded by the coding sequence ATGTCATCTGCTTCTCACCGGCGTATCACCTACGCGCAACATTTTTTGAAGGATTCCTGTCTTGTCACCTCGCTGCTCGCCCGGTGCGATATCAATTCCAATGATGTCGTGTATGAAATTGGTCCTGGCAAGGGCATTATTACGGAGCAGCTTGCCTTACGCTGCAAACAGGTTGTGGCCATCGAGATAGACCCCTGCCTGACAACTATGCTTCGCCAGCGATTCGCGAGCACGCCTGATGTGATAATCCGCGAAGGCGATTTCCTGGAGTATCATTTGCCTCGCAAGCCGTACAAAGTCTTCGCGAATATTCCATTCAATATCACTGCCGCTATCGTAACCAAGCTGACCTTAGAGGAAAATCCGCCCGAAGATGCTTATCTTGTAATGCAGAAAGAGGCCGCAGAGCGATTCCTTGGTAAGCCGCACGAATCGCTCTACTCAGTGTTATTGAAACCCTGGTTTGAAGTCGAACTACTGCATCGTTTTCGTCGCAAGGATTTTACGCCTCCACCACATGTTGACGTGGTCATGTTGCGCCTGCGAAAAAGGGGTCCGCCCCTGGTGAATCGCGCCGATAGGCAATGTTTCCGCGATTTTGTTGTGCATAGTTTTACGGCATGGCAACCAACGCTGGGACATATTCTCAAGGACATTTTTACGAGACCGCAACTCAAACACATACGAAGAGAACTGGAAATCGACCTTGATGCAACGCCAACATCGCTAACATTTGAACAGTGGTTGAACCTGTTCGAATGCTTCAAAAAAGTGGGCAACAGAGAGGCAATGGATAAGATTATGGGGAGCGAGAAGCGGCTGAGACAGCGACAAAGTAATTTCAATCCTCGCCGGGAAAAGGTTTAG
- a CDS encoding acyl-CoA dehydrogenase family protein has translation MAETKVEQHVELPSATDLYYIDHLLSEEERLVRDTVRKFVQERVLPIIGEHFEAGTFPRELIPAIADLGLLGMHLEGYGCAGLNAVCYGLACQELEAGDSGLRSFVSVQGSLAMFPIYAFGSEEQKQHWLPRMARGEVIGCFGLTEPDSGSDPGSMRTSARRDGNSYVLNGTKMWITNGGMADLAVVWAKAEDGIRGFLVERGTPGFSTSDIHHKLSLRASVTSELHFEDCRVPVENMLPNIRGLRGPLSCLDEARYGIAWGANGAARACYEAALDYAKTRIQFGRPIGSFQLVQEKLAVMATELVKAQLLALQLGRLKDEGLLHPVQVSVAKRNNVREALKTAREARSVLGANGITLEYPISRHENNLESVYTYEGTDDIHTLIIGQAITGLNAFS, from the coding sequence ATGGCAGAAACAAAAGTTGAACAACATGTTGAGTTGCCATCCGCAACCGATCTTTATTACATCGACCACCTGCTGAGTGAGGAAGAACGCCTGGTGCGCGATACCGTGCGCAAATTCGTGCAGGAGCGTGTTTTGCCCATCATTGGCGAGCATTTTGAGGCCGGCACGTTTCCGCGCGAACTCATCCCTGCGATTGCCGACCTTGGCCTGCTGGGCATGCATCTTGAAGGTTATGGATGCGCCGGATTGAATGCCGTTTGCTATGGCCTCGCCTGCCAGGAGTTGGAGGCCGGTGACAGCGGCCTGCGCTCGTTCGTCTCCGTGCAAGGCTCGCTGGCCATGTTTCCCATCTACGCTTTCGGTAGCGAGGAACAGAAGCAGCACTGGCTGCCGCGTATGGCGAGGGGCGAGGTGATTGGCTGTTTTGGGCTGACAGAACCGGATTCGGGTAGCGACCCTGGCAGCATGCGTACCAGCGCGCGCCGCGATGGCAACTCCTATGTTCTAAATGGTACGAAGATGTGGATTACCAATGGTGGCATGGCAGACCTGGCCGTTGTCTGGGCTAAAGCTGAGGATGGTATTCGTGGCTTCCTGGTCGAACGCGGCACGCCCGGCTTTTCGACCAGCGATATTCATCATAAGCTCTCACTGCGGGCTTCTGTTACCTCTGAGTTACACTTCGAGGATTGCCGCGTTCCTGTCGAGAATATGCTGCCCAACATTCGTGGGCTGCGCGGCCCGCTGTCTTGCCTGGATGAGGCTCGCTACGGTATTGCCTGGGGGGCGAACGGCGCGGCCCGGGCCTGCTACGAGGCTGCGCTGGATTACGCGAAGACACGCATCCAGTTCGGTCGCCCAATCGGCAGCTTCCAGCTCGTGCAGGAGAAACTGGCGGTCATGGCAACCGAACTGGTTAAGGCGCAACTGCTTGCCCTGCAACTGGGTCGTCTTAAGGATGAGGGGTTGTTGCACCCGGTGCAGGTTTCGGTCGCGAAACGCAATAATGTGCGCGAGGCGCTCAAAACCGCGCGCGAGGCCCGTTCGGTGCTTGGCGCGAATGGCATCACGCTGGAATACCCCATCAGTCGTCACGAGAACAACCTGGAGTCGGTCTATACCTATGAGGGTACGGACGATATCCATACCCTGATCATTGGTCAGGCCATCACCGGACTGAATGCCTTCTCTTGA
- a CDS encoding bifunctional nuclease domain-containing protein, which translates to MDEQSDAELVILARAGDKRAFGQLIERYQPMAERIAMGMVTNAFIAQELAQEAILQAYLSLDHLRDSDRFRSWLYGITLNVCRGYLRDQKLDFYSLEALMGGMSIDATTFSGALLDPQAFVEEHELHRTMLRAVQALSPRERAATLLFYYEQFSLREVAAILEISVVAVKGRLYKARKQLKEHLLALPDWEPEDSSLRQRRQTMIKVTVVEAVSFLKPGTKERDTSMVVLLDEAGRRVLGIWIGPAEAAAIEMGLSKSQLARPMTMNFIAGVLKAAGATLEEVRIESLKDEVFYAIAKIRSGDTVNEVDARPSDALALAVVTGSPVYVADEILEKASVALPEGKTLHRIEPGTTAMLEGDESQELQLATLDLTRPKLAAEDYGRQFQRILRILTQ; encoded by the coding sequence GTGGATGAGCAATCTGATGCTGAGTTGGTAATCCTGGCGCGCGCAGGTGACAAGCGCGCTTTTGGCCAGCTTATCGAGCGTTATCAACCCATGGCCGAGCGTATTGCCATGGGTATGGTGACGAATGCCTTTATTGCCCAGGAACTGGCGCAGGAGGCCATCCTACAGGCGTATTTATCGCTCGATCATCTACGGGATAGCGACCGTTTCAGAAGCTGGCTCTATGGAATTACCTTGAATGTCTGCCGGGGCTACCTGCGCGACCAGAAGCTTGATTTCTACTCGCTGGAGGCGCTGATGGGCGGCATGAGCATCGACGCCACTACATTCTCCGGTGCGCTGCTGGACCCGCAGGCGTTCGTTGAAGAACACGAACTGCATCGCACCATGCTGCGTGCTGTGCAGGCGCTTTCGCCCAGGGAACGTGCCGCGACACTGCTGTTCTACTACGAGCAGTTCAGTTTACGTGAGGTAGCTGCGATCCTGGAAATTTCCGTTGTCGCTGTAAAGGGGCGATTGTACAAAGCCCGCAAACAGTTAAAAGAGCATCTTCTGGCGCTCCCCGATTGGGAGCCGGAGGATTCCTCGTTACGACAGAGGAGGCAAACAATGATCAAGGTGACGGTTGTAGAAGCTGTAAGTTTCTTGAAACCAGGGACGAAAGAGCGCGATACTTCGATGGTCGTGTTGCTGGACGAAGCGGGTCGCAGGGTGCTTGGTATCTGGATCGGCCCGGCAGAGGCCGCTGCTATAGAAATGGGTTTGAGTAAATCTCAATTGGCGAGGCCCATGACGATGAACTTCATAGCCGGCGTATTGAAAGCCGCGGGAGCAACACTTGAAGAGGTACGCATTGAATCGCTCAAGGATGAGGTCTTCTATGCGATCGCGAAGATTCGCAGCGGCGACACTGTGAATGAGGTCGATGCGCGTCCAAGCGATGCCCTTGCTCTTGCCGTCGTAACCGGCAGCCCTGTCTATGTCGCGGATGAGATCCTCGAAAAAGCCAGTGTCGCTTTGCCAGAAGGGAAGACGCTGCATCGCATAGAACCAGGTACGACTGCTATGCTAGAAGGAGATGAGTCGCAGGAATTACAACTCGCAACGCTCGATCTTACCAGGCCTAAGTTGGCGGCGGAGGACTACGGCAGGCAGTTCCAACGCATATTACGGATATTGACGCAGTAA
- a CDS encoding class F sortase: protein MKKALLYLGLVLLVVLAVGYYNYANSIISINNSSSTPTEPWQPARLSIPRLHINAPVLSVGKTPSGAMDAPVSQAINSPYWTSVFWYNVGPAPGQAGNAVIAGHVDRVGGDPAIFWTLSALEPGNTLSVITLEKKTLHFVVNRVISYPANAPSQYVINAVFGPTTAHHLNLITCSGVWTGHGYDQRLVVFTTQTN from the coding sequence ATGAAGAAGGCGTTACTCTACCTTGGCCTGGTACTGCTCGTGGTTCTTGCCGTCGGATACTATAACTATGCCAACAGCATTATCTCAATCAATAACAGCAGTTCGACGCCGACCGAGCCATGGCAGCCGGCCCGTTTAAGTATTCCACGCCTGCATATCAATGCGCCGGTTTTAAGCGTCGGTAAAACGCCCTCAGGAGCAATGGATGCGCCGGTATCCCAGGCCATCAACTCGCCTTATTGGACAAGTGTCTTCTGGTATAACGTTGGTCCGGCCCCCGGGCAGGCCGGCAACGCGGTCATCGCCGGGCATGTTGACCGCGTCGGCGGCGACCCGGCTATCTTTTGGACCCTCAGCGCCCTTGAACCCGGCAACACGCTTTCAGTGATTACTTTGGAGAAAAAAACGCTGCATTTCGTAGTGAACCGCGTCATCAGTTATCCCGCGAACGCGCCCAGCCAGTATGTAATCAACGCGGTATTTGGCCCCACTACGGCCCACCACCTCAATCTGATCACCTGCAGCGGTGTCTGGACGGGTCACGGGTACGACCAGCGATTGGTCGTCTTCACTACGCAGACGAATTGA
- a CDS encoding ABC transporter ATP-binding protein gives MNIEINNLSKVYRGGVQALNAIDMTIPGGMFGLLGPNGAGKTTLMRILAGILRPTAGSVQIGEYDISTERGRTAVKRMLGYLPQDLGMYPDLSAREFLDYVGILKGMDNRGIRRQRVEELLELVSLSNVANRKLKTYSGGMKRRIGIAQALLNDPKLLIVDEPTAGLDPEERIRFRNLLSELGGDRTVLLSTHIVEDIAQTCRNLAIMKSGKVVFQGTTAELVGETRGKVWIITTQGIKPEGNFTVVSTLNMGSTIQYRVVGELSPRAGAIPVEPSLEDGYVWLMREQRTSNISLIS, from the coding sequence ATGAACATCGAAATCAATAATTTGAGCAAAGTTTACCGTGGCGGAGTCCAGGCCCTTAATGCAATAGATATGACCATTCCAGGCGGCATGTTCGGACTTCTGGGTCCAAATGGCGCGGGCAAAACAACATTGATGCGCATCCTGGCCGGTATCCTACGCCCAACCGCTGGCAGCGTCCAGATTGGTGAATACGATATCAGCACCGAGCGCGGGCGCACCGCGGTCAAACGCATGCTGGGCTATCTGCCCCAGGACCTCGGCATGTACCCGGACCTGAGCGCCCGCGAATTTCTCGACTACGTGGGCATTCTCAAGGGGATGGACAATCGCGGGATTCGCCGCCAGCGTGTCGAAGAGCTGCTTGAACTTGTCTCGCTTTCTAACGTTGCCAATCGCAAGCTCAAAACCTATTCCGGCGGCATGAAACGCCGCATCGGAATTGCGCAGGCGCTGCTCAATGATCCCAAACTCTTGATCGTCGATGAGCCAACCGCGGGACTCGATCCCGAGGAGCGCATTCGTTTCCGCAACCTGCTTTCGGAACTGGGTGGAGATCGTACCGTACTACTTTCAACACACATCGTCGAGGATATCGCGCAGACCTGCCGCAACCTCGCCATTATGAAGAGCGGCAAGGTAGTTTTTCAGGGTACGACGGCAGAACTGGTTGGGGAAACACGCGGTAAGGTCTGGATTATCACCACGCAAGGCATCAAGCCGGAAGGAAACTTCACCGTTGTTTCCACCCTCAATATGGGCAGCACTATTCAATATCGTGTCGTCGGCGAGCTTTCTCCGCGTGCGGGAGCAATACCGGTAGAGCCAAGCCTGGAGGATGGCTACGTCTGGCTTATGCGCGAACAGCGCACCTCAAATATATCGCTGATTTCATGA
- a CDS encoding zf-HC2 domain-containing protein, whose product MMFQFPQDREHVVDLLPAYISGNLDAASAILVRDHLPECEACRLELASWEAIRDAAQLAMVSAPLPSAQILDQVWTRIDTSPAPEVVTRRWLPGYLMAHLWLVFRKQIGIIHKSIWIVSAMVMAFGCILIFAATAGNHNHIHEAQLLLALFASVIGASGVAFIYGAENDAGFELTLSTPTSIRIVMICRMILVVGYDLLLSALASTILALSYGGGPWEIIQLWLGPMLLLASISLVLSMMVGSVIGLLFSLILEATQALPTNIEQGLLGLQLAHPNLWQTNPVILLLAVLFFVFAILYAPRQPRLSG is encoded by the coding sequence ATGATGTTCCAGTTTCCACAGGATCGCGAACATGTAGTCGATCTGCTGCCAGCATATATTAGTGGCAACCTTGATGCGGCAAGCGCCATTCTTGTACGCGACCACTTACCGGAGTGCGAAGCATGTCGGCTCGAACTGGCAAGCTGGGAGGCAATCCGCGACGCGGCTCAATTGGCTATGGTATCCGCGCCGCTTCCTTCCGCACAAATCTTGGATCAGGTCTGGACAAGAATTGATACATCGCCGGCTCCAGAAGTCGTAACACGGAGATGGTTACCTGGTTACCTGATGGCTCACCTCTGGCTCGTCTTCAGGAAACAGATCGGCATCATTCATAAAAGCATCTGGATCGTCTCGGCCATGGTAATGGCTTTTGGCTGCATCCTGATATTCGCCGCCACTGCAGGCAATCACAACCATATACACGAGGCCCAATTATTGCTGGCGCTCTTCGCCTCTGTAATCGGTGCATCTGGCGTTGCCTTTATCTATGGAGCGGAAAATGATGCTGGCTTTGAATTGACGCTCTCGACTCCAACATCTATTCGCATCGTGATGATCTGCCGCATGATCCTGGTTGTTGGCTATGACTTACTGCTCTCCGCGCTTGCATCAACTATCCTGGCCCTTTCTTATGGTGGTGGCCCCTGGGAAATCATTCAACTCTGGCTGGGGCCAATGCTGCTCCTGGCTTCCATCAGCCTGGTGCTCTCAATGATGGTTGGGTCTGTCATCGGCCTGCTGTTCTCACTTATTCTGGAGGCAACACAGGCCTTGCCCACAAATATCGAGCAGGGCTTGCTAGGACTGCAACTCGCCCACCCCAACCTGTGGCAAACCAATCCCGTCATCTTGTTGCTGGCTGTACTCTTCTTTGTGTTTGCCATACTCTATGCGCCGCGCCAACCAAGATTATCGGGTTAG
- a CDS encoding RNA polymerase sigma factor, with translation MQPVADDRQLLRDIAAGSRQALSELYTRYQRPLFNYLLQLTPDYGLAEELLQDTLVAIWKSAHSFEERSSVQTWLIGIARRQAHNTLRQRKIPLTYESEMETMADIEPESGDFTLATIAREELAAAFKQLAPVHREILALIFVHELSYAEAATILGVPVGTVKSRLSNARRALRSLLDAREELKK, from the coding sequence ATGCAGCCAGTCGCCGATGATAGACAACTCTTGAGGGATATCGCAGCAGGTAGCAGGCAAGCGCTCTCGGAGCTTTATACGCGCTACCAGCGTCCTCTCTTCAATTATTTGCTGCAACTCACACCCGATTATGGGCTGGCGGAAGAGTTGCTCCAGGACACACTGGTGGCCATCTGGAAAAGCGCGCACAGCTTTGAAGAGAGATCAAGCGTGCAGACGTGGCTGATCGGCATTGCTCGCCGGCAGGCGCATAACACACTGCGCCAGCGCAAAATCCCGCTTACCTACGAGTCAGAGATGGAAACAATGGCGGATATCGAACCGGAATCGGGAGATTTTACGCTCGCTACTATCGCTCGCGAAGAACTGGCCGCGGCTTTCAAGCAGCTTGCTCCAGTCCATCGCGAAATCCTGGCGCTGATTTTCGTACACGAACTGTCTTATGCGGAGGCGGCCACTATTCTAGGAGTACCGGTCGGCACAGTCAAGAGCCGCCTGAGTAATGCCAGGCGCGCGCTGCGGTCACTACTCGACGCGAGAGAGGAGTTGAAAAAATGA